The following are from one region of the Stigmatella ashevillena genome:
- a CDS encoding isochorismate synthase encodes MDAPVRAGQERWVGGMLYLAAVDPLAGAEVLGEPSMYWDCPQTREVVAGWGEAGAMETGNAQEAREVLRRLSSSATVRWVGEAPASLPGPWFGGMRFAAEGNDKGWGPFGFGRWTLPERMVWREGDRLAAAVFVPEGPGAEEQVRALLVGIGANFPAGPLPSRRTAQVLRVSSSRPEFEQSVERATETIARGRLQKVVLARAVEIEGERPFDAVQVLARLREQNPRCSTFLFRAPDGTAFLGATPETLCRWEGRELHTEALAGTAPVAQAQELSGRDKEQREHHAVVRYLLEVLGPLCERIDADDAPTLLPLKNMVHLRTGIRARLREGVGVAELVAAMHPTPAVGGTPSAMALAFLLEHEGLDRGWYAAPVGWVGPGRAHQVVALRSARVKGTTARLFVGAGIVAGSKAEAEWRETELKSLTMVKALGGLEG; translated from the coding sequence GATGTACTGGGACTGCCCCCAGACGCGGGAGGTGGTGGCGGGCTGGGGAGAGGCCGGGGCCATGGAGACCGGCAACGCCCAGGAGGCGCGGGAAGTGCTCCGGCGGCTGTCTTCCTCGGCCACGGTGCGGTGGGTGGGCGAGGCTCCTGCGTCGCTTCCCGGGCCGTGGTTCGGGGGCATGCGCTTCGCGGCGGAAGGGAATGACAAGGGTTGGGGCCCGTTTGGCTTTGGACGCTGGACGCTGCCAGAGCGGATGGTGTGGCGCGAGGGGGACCGGCTGGCGGCGGCCGTCTTCGTCCCCGAGGGGCCCGGCGCGGAGGAGCAGGTCCGGGCGCTGCTGGTGGGCATCGGGGCCAACTTTCCAGCAGGTCCCCTGCCCTCCCGGCGCACCGCTCAGGTGCTGCGCGTGTCCTCGTCCCGGCCAGAGTTCGAGCAGAGCGTGGAGCGGGCCACGGAGACCATCGCCCGGGGACGCTTGCAGAAGGTGGTGTTGGCCCGGGCGGTGGAGATCGAAGGCGAGCGCCCGTTTGATGCGGTGCAGGTGCTGGCCCGGCTGCGCGAGCAGAACCCCCGGTGTTCCACCTTCCTCTTCCGTGCCCCGGATGGGACGGCCTTTCTGGGCGCCACGCCGGAGACGCTGTGCCGCTGGGAGGGACGGGAGTTGCACACGGAGGCGCTCGCCGGGACCGCGCCGGTGGCGCAGGCCCAGGAGCTGAGCGGGCGGGACAAGGAGCAGCGCGAGCACCACGCCGTGGTGCGCTACCTCCTGGAGGTGCTGGGCCCCCTGTGCGAGCGCATCGACGCGGACGACGCCCCCACGTTGCTGCCGCTGAAGAACATGGTGCACCTGCGCACGGGCATTCGGGCCCGGTTGCGCGAGGGGGTGGGCGTGGCCGAGCTGGTGGCGGCGATGCACCCCACGCCGGCCGTGGGCGGAACTCCCAGCGCGATGGCGTTGGCGTTCCTCCTCGAGCACGAGGGGCTGGACCGGGGCTGGTACGCCGCGCCCGTGGGCTGGGTGGGCCCAGGGCGGGCCCATCAGGTGGTGGCGCTGCGCTCCGCCCGGGTGAAGGGCACCACGGCCCGGCTCTTCGTGGGCGCGGGCATCGTCGCCGGCTCGAAGGCCGAGGCGGAGTGGCGGGAGACCGAGCTGAAGAGCCTCACGATGGTGAAGGCGCTCGGCGGTTTGGAGGGCTGA